Proteins from a single region of Geothrix sp. PMB-07:
- a CDS encoding dienelactone hydrolase family protein, with product MRVLALALSLGVMPAFAGQPLAYSEGATKLTGYVARPAAVKGKVPGVVVVHQWMGVTAHERKVSDDLAKLGYMALAADIYGDGVHPANAAEAGKLAGAFKGDRALYRRRIAAAIDTLKAQKGVDASRIAVIGFCFGGTGALEAARGGLPVKGVVSFHGGLDVPEGYAPAAVAAKVLVCHGADDPFVPAKDVAAFQEEMRQSKADYVFVAYAGAVHSFTQKEAGNDNNKGGAYNEAAHRRSWQHMKDFFKEIF from the coding sequence ATGCGTGTCCTTGCCCTGGCTCTTTCTCTCGGCGTCATGCCCGCCTTCGCGGGGCAGCCTCTGGCCTATTCCGAGGGGGCCACCAAGCTGACTGGCTATGTGGCCCGGCCCGCAGCGGTGAAGGGCAAGGTGCCCGGCGTGGTGGTGGTGCACCAGTGGATGGGCGTCACGGCGCATGAACGCAAGGTCTCGGATGATCTGGCCAAGCTGGGCTACATGGCCCTGGCGGCGGACATTTATGGCGACGGCGTGCACCCCGCCAACGCGGCCGAGGCGGGCAAGCTTGCGGGGGCGTTCAAGGGCGACCGGGCCCTGTACCGCCGCCGCATCGCCGCGGCCATCGACACCCTCAAGGCCCAGAAGGGCGTGGATGCCTCGCGCATCGCCGTCATCGGTTTCTGCTTTGGCGGCACCGGCGCCCTGGAAGCCGCCCGGGGTGGCCTGCCGGTGAAGGGCGTGGTCTCCTTCCACGGTGGCCTGGATGTGCCCGAGGGCTACGCGCCAGCCGCCGTTGCCGCCAAAGTGCTGGTCTGCCATGGGGCCGACGATCCCTTCGTGCCCGCCAAGGATGTGGCCGCCTTCCAGGAGGAGATGCGCCAGTCCAAGGCGGACTACGTGTTTGTGGCCTATGCGGGCGCCGTCCACAGCTTCACCCAGAAGGAAGCGGGGAACGACAACAACAAGGGGGGTGCCTACAACGAAGCCGCGCACCGCCGAAGCTGGCAGCATATGAAAGATTTCTTCAAAGAGATCTTCTAA